A region of the Kaistia geumhonensis genome:
TCAGCCTGTTCGGCCTCGTCGCCACCTATTTCTACATCCGCATCCAGCAGAGGGAGGGCGTCTGATGAGGCTCGTCGAAAGCCGCGCCACCCTGACGATCACCTATCTGGTGCTCGGGATCGGCCTCTTCACCGCGCTCTTTCCCATCGCGCTGCTCGTTCTCAATTCACTGAAGAGCGCGCAGGAAATCGTGACCAATCCGCTGGCGCTGCCGGCGGCGATCCGCTGGGACAATTTCGCCCGCGCCTGGAAGGACGCGCGCTTCTCCACGAGCTTCGTCAATTCGGCGACGCTGACGGGGCTCACCATCCTCCTCGTCTGCACCACCGGTTCGGCCTCGGCCTATGTGCTGGCGCGCAAGAAGATCAAGTCGTGGAAGCTCGTCACCTTCTACCTTCTCGCGACGACGACGGCGCCGATCCAGCTCTTCCTGTTCCCGCTCTATTTCGGCTTCGCGAAGCTCGGACTGATCAACAACGTCTTCGCCGTCTCGCTCGTCTATACGGCGATCTACAGCCCGTTCGCGATCATGCTGCTGCGAACCTATTTCCTCGCCGTGCCGCGCGAGATCGAGGAGGCGGCGCTGATCGACGGCGCCTCGTCCTGGCAGATCTTCACGCGCGTCATGCTGCCGATCGTCTCGCCCGGCATCGTCACGGTGGCGCTGATCATCGGCCTCTATTCCTGGAACGAATTCCTGAT
Encoded here:
- a CDS encoding carbohydrate ABC transporter permease; the protein is MRLVESRATLTITYLVLGIGLFTALFPIALLVLNSLKSAQEIVTNPLALPAAIRWDNFARAWKDARFSTSFVNSATLTGLTILLVCTTGSASAYVLARKKIKSWKLVTFYLLATTTAPIQLFLFPLYFGFAKLGLINNVFAVSLVYTAIYSPFAIMLLRTYFLAVPREIEEAALIDGASSWQIFTRVMLPIVSPGIVTVALIIGLYSWNEFLIATTFLQKKDSLTAVVSFFLLSGQYSSDWGEIMAAALIIVLPIVILFVFLQRRFIEGMAGGSVKG